A single genomic interval of Lathyrus oleraceus cultivar Zhongwan6 chromosome 7, CAAS_Psat_ZW6_1.0, whole genome shotgun sequence harbors:
- the LOC127108313 gene encoding non-classical arabinogalactan protein 31, producing MEMAKTLALLLLFLQLTSFTSFAEEIESLPPTYPPHTPAPLHPPTKSPVHPPVNPPHHHHHHPNHSHSPSPTPVHTPHTPAPLHPPTKSPVHPPANPPHHHHHHPNHSHSPAPSPVHTPYPPHSPAPLHPPTISPAHPPAKPPTHGHHHAPAPAPAHTPVVPTHPPLHPPTPAHSPSHPPPPAHSPPHPTPIPRSFIAVQGVVYVKSCKYPGADTLLGASSLLGAVVKLQCNNTKYKLVLKDETDKNGYFYIEGPKSITSYAAHKCNVVLVSAPNGLKPSNLHGGVSGAVLRAEKAFVSKGLPFVLYTVGPLAFEPKC from the exons ATGGAAATGGCCAAAACCCTAGCATTGTTGCTACTCTTCCTCCAACTAACTTCTTTCACTTCATTTGCTGAAGAGATTGAATCTCTTCCCCCAACTTACCCTCCTCACACACCAGCTCCTCTTCATCCCCCAACTAAGTCACCGGTTCACCCACCGGTCAACCCACCTCACCACCACCATCACCACCCCAACCACTCACATTCCCCTTCTCCTACCCCTGTTCACACTCCTCACACACCAGCTCCCCTTCACCCCCCAACTAAGTCACCCGTTCACCCACCAGCTAACCCCCCTCACCACCACCATCACCACCCCAACCACTCACATTCCCCAGCTCCCTCCCCTGTTCACACTCCTTACCCTCCTCACTCACCAGCTCCACTTCATCCCCCAACCATATCTCCAGCTCACCCACCTGCTAAGCCCCCAACCCACGGCCATCACCACGCTCCTGCTCCTGCCCCTGCTCACACACCTGTTGTTCCAACTCACCCACCATTGCACCCTCCGACTCCTGCTCACTCACCATCACACCCTCCTCCTCCTGCTCACTCACCACCGCACCCCACTCCCATCCCTAGAAGCTTCATCGCTGTTCAAGGTGTTGTTTATGTCAAATCATGCAAGTATCCTGGTGCTGACACCCTCTTGGGAGCTTCATCACTTCTTG GTGCCGTTGTGAAGCTTCAATGTAACAACACAAAGTATAAGTTGGTGTTAAAGGATGAAACTGATAAGAATGGTTACTTCTACATTGAAGGCCCAAAGAGCATTACAAGCTATGCAGCTCACAAGTGTAATGTTGTTTTGGTTAGTGCACCTAATGGGCTTAAGCCTTCGAATCTTCATGGTGGTGTTAGTGGTGCTGTGCTTAGGGCTGAGAAAGCTTTTGTGTCTAAGGGTCTTCCTTTTGTTCTCTATACTGTAGGGCCTCTTGCTTTTGAGCCCAAATGTTAG